In one window of Geotrypetes seraphini chromosome 3, aGeoSer1.1, whole genome shotgun sequence DNA:
- the FLRT3 gene encoding leucine-rich repeat transmembrane protein FLRT3: MTAVSWSIILIWTKIGLFLKMAPHSISAKPCPSVCRCDGGFIYCNDRDLTSIPTGIPEDATTLYLQNNQINNAGIPSDLKTLVKVERIYLYRNSLDEFPTNLPRHVKELHLQENNIRTITYDSLSQIPTLEELHLDDNSVSAVSIEEGAFRDNVFLRLLFLSRNHLSTIPWGLPNTIEELRLDDNRISTISEVSLQDLTHLKRLVLDGNLLNNYGLGDKVFINLVNLTELSLVRNSLTAPPASLPGTNLRKLYLQENHMNHVPPNSFTELRQLYRLDMSNNNISNLPQGIFDDLDNLTQLFLRNNPWYCDCKMKWVRDWLQLLPSKVNVRGLMCQAPEKVRGMTIKDLNTELFNCKDNAIKTTVQIITALSNTIHPPQRQWPTSMTKQTEIKTPDLHKIYRTTASPVRNIITITIKSVTTETILISWKVALPMTALRLSWLKMDHSPAFGSITETIVTGDRSEYLLTALEPESPYRVCMVPMETSNIYLSDETPVCIETETLPFKMYNPTTTLNREQEKEPYKNSNLPLAAVIGGAVALVAIILLALVSWYVHRNGSLFSRNYAYSKGRRRKDDYAEAGTKKDNSILEIRETSFQMIPINNEQVPKEEFVIHTIFPPNGMNLYKNNHSESSSNRSYRDSGIPDSDNSHS, encoded by the coding sequence ATGACTGCTGTAAGCTGGAGCATCATTCTGATATGGACCAAAATTGGACTGTTCCTTAAAATGGCACCTCATTCTATCAGTGCCAAACCTTGCCCTTCAGTATGCCGTTGTGATGGAGGTTTCATTTATTGCAATGATCGTGATTTGACATCTATTCCTACAGGAATTCCAGAGGATGCTACAACCCTCTACCTTCAAAACAATCAAATAAATAATGCTGGAATTCCTTCTGACCTGAAAACTTTGGTCAAGGTAGAGAGAATTTATTTATATCGTAACAGTTTAGATGAATTTCCTACCAACCTGCCAAGGCATGTCAAAGAATTGCATTTGCAGGAAAATAACATCAGGACCATCACTTATGATTCACTTTCTCAAATTCCTACTCTGGAAGAATTACATTTAGATGATAATTCTGTTTCTGCAGTTAGCATTGAAGAAGGAGCATTTCGAGACAATGTTTTCCTCAGGCTTCTTTTTCTGTCTCGAAATCATCTTAGTACCATTCCCTGGGGTTTGCCTAATACAATAGAAGAACTACGTTTGGATGATAATCGTATCTCTACAATTTCAGAGGTGTCCCTCCAAGATCTAACACACCTGAAACGTCTTGTTCTGGATGGAAATCTTTTAAACAATTATGGCTTAGGAGATAAAGTCTTTATAAATCTGGTCAATCTGACAGAACTTTCTTTGGTTCGTAATTCTCTTACAGCTCCACCTGCTAGCTTGCCAGGTACAAACCTAAGAAAGCTttaccttcaagaaaatcacATGAATCATGTACCACCAAATTCTTTCACTGAACTTAGACAGCTGTATCGATTAGATATGTCTAATAACAATATAAGTAATTTACCTCAGGGTATCTTTGATGATTTGGACAATTTGACTCAACTGTTTCTTCGAAATAACCCTTGGTATTGTGATTGCAAAATGAAATGGGTGCGTGATTGGCTACAGTTATTACCCTCTAAAGTGAATGTACGAGGGCTAATGTGTCAAGCACCAGAAAAAGTACGTGGGATGACTATTAAGGATCTTAATACAGAGCTATTCAACTGTAAAGATAATGCTATCAAAACTACTGTTCAAATTATTACAGCCTTGTCCAACACAATACATCCTCCTCAAAGACAATGGCCAACTTCTATGACcaaacagacagaaataaagactcCTGACCTCCATAAAATTTATAGAACTACCGCAAGCCCAGTACGGAACATAATTACAATCACTATAAAATCTGTTACCACTGAGACTATTCTCATATCTTGGAAAGTTGCACTACCCATGACAGCATTAAGGCTGAGTTGGCTCAAAATGGACCACAGCCCTGCCTTTGGATCTATAACTGAAACTATTGTAACAGGTGATAGGTCTGAATATTTACTTACAGCTCTTGAGCCTGAATCACCTTATCGTGTATGTATGGTTCCCATGGAAACCAGTAACATCTACCTGTCTGATGAAACCCCTGTGTGCATAGAGACTGAAACCTTGCCCTTTAAAATGTATAATCCTACAACAACCCTAAACAGAGAACAAGAAAAAGAACCCTACAAAAACTCTAATTTGCCTTTGGCTGCCGTCATTGGAGGTGCAGTGGCTCTAGTGGCCATTATTCTACTTGCTTTAGTTTCCTGGTACGTTCACAGGAATGGATCCCTGTTTTCAAGGAACTATGCATATAGCAAGGGCCGGAGGAGAAAAGATGATTATGCTGAAGCTGGAACTAAGAAGGACAATTCTATCTTAGAAATCAGGGAGACTTCTTTTCAGATGATACCAATTAATAATGAACAAGTGCCCAAGGAGGAATTTGTAATACATACTATATTCCCACCTAATGGGATGAATCTGTATAAAAACAACCATAGTGAGAGCAGTAGTAACAGAAGCTACAGAGACAGTGGTATCCCAGATTCTGATAACTCACATTCatga